TCACATGTTGCAAGGTCCCATTTTCATGGCCGTACCTACATGCAGGACCATTTAATTTTCAAGCAGGAAAGTCAAACGGAAGCTTGCCCATACTTCAGCTCAATCCCTTCAGCTGGTCTAAGGTCTGTAAAATCGTTTCTGTTTTGTGAACTTCTCCATTCACTTACTGGATTTCATGTTGTCGTAGAATAATTTGTAACTCATTGTTTCCTGAGGTCTACAAGGAAGTGCTCTTGCTCAATTTTCAGGTCTCCAACATTATCTATTTGGAGTCACCATGTGGAGTGGGTTTTTCATACTCTAACAATCCACGCAATTATGCGACAGGAGACCTTCAAACCGCCTCTGACACGCATGCGTTTCTTCTCAGGGTAACAATGCACCTGCACTAATCTGAATGTGTTAGGTTTAAGTCGGCCGGTCAATTTACAGGAAAGGAGTAAGTAGGATAGCAGTAGAGCAGCTGCTAATAAGCCATTGTATTGAAGCACTCCTCTTAATCTTATTATGTAAAGCCGCTGAATCATTTGTTTTTGGATTCAGTGGTTCGAGCTCTATCCAGAGTACCTTTCAAATCCATTCTACATATCAGGAGAGTCGTATGCTGGAGTTTACGTGCCGACTCTTGCCTCCAATGTAGTAAAAGGTACGGTGTACTCAACAAAATTCCAGGTTCATCTGTCTAGTTTTGTCAGTaattgcaattgaatttctctttcagGAATTAAGAAAGGTGAAAAGCCTCTGATCAATTTCAAGGTATCCATCTCCTCTTCCCATCCTCTGCTGAATGACTTGGGCAACACCCAATTCCATGAGGATGGCTTTGACTGACTgaactttttaaatatgaacAAATGTACCTTACTGCAGGGTTACCTCATTGGAAATGGGATTGCAGATGATGAATACGATGGCAATGGTCATGTGCCTTTCTTCTTCGGTATGGCGCTGATCTCAAGCGACATCTTTGAGGTCAGTTAAACAGGGAAGCTAGCACTAATGAGTGGATTTGTGCTCTCAAGAGGTCCCATGAGTATGTTTAGCAGAAGCTTTACAATTGATTCTGCAGGATTGTCAGGCTACATGTAAAGGGAAATTTTATGACCCCCCAAATGACCGATGCCGACAGAATATTCTCAAGGCTTATGCGGTGCGACGTTGTCCCTTTCACATTAATTTGGGACATGTGTATGAGCTTTAATAGCAATAGAACCGATACTATCCTCAAATAGATTTGCAAGTGGGATATGGCCtataaattgacatttttccctCTACTTTCTAGGCTGTGACAGATTTGAATAGCTACGACATTCTTGAGCCATGCTACCGCTACCCAGGCAACAAGGTCACGAGTCTGCCTCTTGGCCACCATTATTTGGGGGTGACTGAGAAGCCTCTCTACATAAGAGAGAGAATGTTAAGTTACGATTCACCTCTTTGGCTATTAGGAAAGGACAACATGATTACATCGAGTCCCCAGTCGGCAAACGCGTTTCACATCCCATGCTTTGTGAGTAATTCGAGCTTTTAGTATGCACGATTAATTTTCTATTGCTTTTCCAATCTCATCTGGAGGTTGAAAATCAAATTCCAGGGCATTGTAAATGTAAGCATGGCGACATTTTAGTGCTTTCTGAGAAAACTTGAACCTTCAATCGCTGTTGCTGTGCTTGATTAGTTACGTTTAAGATAAAAGATGGAGATTTGCATTAAACATTTGTTAACAAAAGACCGATATATCTGTTACTATAATGTGAGTCCAAATTTACATTGGGCGAGACCCAAAAACAGTGCTCGTTCTCTCCTCGAGATAAGTCAAGCATCAGTATCCCATTACGTATCATAATGTTCTCAGTTGTGAGTTTGCAGAATGCTGATTTCGCAACTGCATGGTTAAACAACGAAGCAGTTCGGGAAGCAATCCACGCAGCACCGGTAAAGTGTTAAATTTGTTGCTTTTCTTTGCTACAGAAATGTCGAGCTTCCAGTTATTTGATTGGGCATTTGCTTATCTTACATGTAATAGGCGAGTGTGGCAGGTCCTTGGGAGATATGTGCCATTAGAGTGTGGAGAAACTATACCATCGATACAGGAAGTATGATCCCGTATCACAAAAGTTTGATTTCTGAGGGATACAGGGCACTGATATACAGGTGAGATATGTGATGTTCATGCCCTCTGCATTACTGAGATGTCTCTTCTTGCCATGGCACTCCTAATAGGATTGATGTAACTTGAACTTGTCGAATTAATCTATTTGATCCTAATAGTTGTTGCCACTTTTACTTTTGATTGTCGTTAATTGACAGTTCTTTTATCTGCTCTCAGTGGAGATCATGATTCAGTCGTACCTTACACTGGTACTCAAGCGTGGACCAGGTCACTTGGATACAAAATTGTTGATGAATGGAGATCGTGGATCTCCAACGAGCAGGTCGCTGGGTAAGTTCTTACTTCATCCCATGTTCGGCGGTAATGCTTAGCACTTGCAAGGTATAATCTTATCGACTAGTACTCATGGTCAAAGAGTAGAAATGTTGCAAATCCTCTGTTCATTCAAATTTCCGTCGCTTTTAAGTGCATCCACGAATTCAAATTATTATGCAATGCCACTGTGGGTGATTACGCTAAGCTGCTCTAAGCATTCTACTCTAAGCATTCAAGCTTTTCCAACTCGTTTCAGGTATCTGCAAGGGTATGACCACAACCTCACATTCCTAACTGTCAAGGTCAGGAACCCATGAACCTTCTTACCCATCATATCTTAAGACTCACAATTCGTTGCACGAAAAAGACTAGAACAAGGTCACGGCATTATCATGAAGAGCGTGCTGTTTTCTGCATATTTTGGTCGCTCTGTCAGAACAAACTGGAATGTGGCACACTGCAATAGAACAATGCTGATAATATATACTTAATCTCTATGGACAAAGGATGCGACAGTATTGCTCTGTCAAAAGTCCTTCCTCAATGTCTACGACAAAATATAAAGAGTTGTCCGTGTCTAAATCCTAGAGAAAAGCTCAATTTATCCTTAACGAACTAATTTCGTATGATGTTTGGAAATGAGATATTTGAAgttcaaattcacaaatccTTGCTTTTTGATAGTTGATACCGAAGATGAAAACCTTTGTCTCGCTTTTGAGGCTCCGAAGCAATTCTACTCTTTGTTTTACTGGGATGCACTTAAGCCGATCTATTTCTAATCGCACAAGTGCCGCTCGTTGTACTAGTCATCTAGTTGTCTGATGCTTATAATAACCGTCTTGTCATTGGTGCAGGGAGCGGGGCATGCGGTCCCTCAATACAAGCCGCGGGAATCATTGGATTTCTATACTCGCTGGCTAGATGGAAAACCAATTTGACATTACTACATCGCCTCTGGCTTATTGAAAGGGGATCCTTCTACCATTTAGTCTGAAAAGCAGGAGAAATAGAACTTATGTACTCGAAAAGTTCATCAAGTTTACAACAAGAGCTTTCTTTGCGGTTTCTTGATTTCTCCACTGTTCTTAGCACAAACAAACCGACTTGAATTTGGCCTATATTCTAACATAGGGAGAGATCAGTACTCCCgacttttgttcaatttctcgAGAGACTAGGCGAAATGAGCTTTGTTATTCCATCCGGTAAAGTATGACAGATGTAATCGACATTGACACAGATTAATCATGCATTAATACTTGTTATATTGTAAAACTTACTGTATTTATTACTGATCCCCATGTTAGGCTGATTGATGTTGCCGTAATTCAAAGTCATGCATCAAGTCTTGTAATGCAATACAATGAAGATCTCTTTAAATCTAGAACCCTTTATGACATACCTGATGGAAGAAATTGAAGGTGAAACACTTGCAACTCAcatgaagaagagaaggagatagatttttttcgtttaattcttttttaacaAGATCGATTACaagactttttttatttatagacTTGTTACATGACTGTTATTCTTTCTCATAAATATAGCTAGTGTTCCAAGGAGATAAAATCCTAGGAATTTACAAAACATTAATTACACCTTGAAACACAAACATTCACGATATAGAAATATGAACAAACTTCTTCAAAGAAACGCTAcattaatgactttttttttttaatgtgtgtACCTAGAGAGTCGAAGGGACAAATTAATGGATCAATAACTTCTTTGCGTGATTGACAACATCCAATGAATTTGGTTTAATCATTAACAATCTAAGGCTTAGAACCAATCAATATTTTTGGTTCCACTCTATCATAGCTGAACGAGTAAACATTTATAATCAATCTTTACACCAAAAATCTCATCATGATGAATGCTTCTACCAATTACCACTTGAGCTTATGGCTTCCGGCTTTTAATCCAGGCATGCCCAGCTTGATACTTAGTTGATTTGATATGACTAAATCGAGTATACTAATGGCGCACTCcttgttttccttttgcaaTCACAGTCAGCTAAACGAAAACCACGACCAGTGAGTCCAGCTTGTGCAACATCAGATTGGTCAGGATCAGTTGTCGTCGAACGCCAACATTGTCTATTTCTGAAGGTATTATACCGCTAGTGCTCACTGCATCCGGCGCAACCTCCAGCGAGGCATGTTCGCGACTTTCTTTGAATAAATCAAGTTCTGGAATAATGATGCTCGAGGAAAAGCTGGCTATCACATCCGAGGGTCACTACTTCCTGATCTGTGAGACAAGGCTCTCAGATTTCGATGAGCATAACGGGTTATTGCTTGCTATAGGGGTATCAAAATGGGTCCATGGCCTATTTTTTTGACTTATATTTCTTATAAATGGGTTGTGTATGGGTTGTCAGTATTCAAAGGTCCGGCCATAAATGGGTTCAAAGAGTTAAAAGTTGAATTAGATGGGCCGAAAATGGGTCAcccattaaaaaatattatcatcaaGGCTAGAGGTCACGCAGCTTTTGCAAGCACCACCATCGATCTTGCCCTGGCAACTCGCAAGCAACCGTAACACTTGTCGTCGCTCTTCAGTTGCCTACTTCTGTGCCCGCCTCTGTTGCCTGCCGATGGTGCGACGTTAACCTAACCCTCTGTCGTTAGGGTTTGGTTACTCATCAGCTTCATCCTGGATCTCCTTCTGCTGAATCAGAGCCTCCTCTTTCAGTATCCTCGAGCTTATGCCTTACGATATGAGcttctcctcttttttgtgCTTCTTCGCAGGTCTCGTCACGGCGGTTTCATTGTCGTCAGCGAGGAAGGCTTGCGGATTTTGGTGCCTCGTTCTCTTCTTGGCCAttgttggaggaggaggaggaagaagaggtgtGTCGGTGGTCGGAGCTGGATCTGGAGCAGAACACTGCTGGCAACGGATGCAGAAGAAAATCCTAAACCTCGACTAGGATTGATGGTGCGTGATGTTGGTTGAGCTCACGCATGGACCTTTTGTCGGGCTTGTCGAGGGAATAAAAGATGCGacgaaaatttagaaaatcaattagaaatttCAGTCCTCTTTTCTAATctcttttcagttttctttctaAACATCAaaccataaaataaattttcttttgttgtaaaatatcgcgtggcgaatatataatagagaagagattaaagaagagaaagcaagtgaacattAGAGATAGTagcaagatgagagagctttatttctagtatctcactgtcgtgtttctgtgtgattgtctattgtacatcaaaactaaactcctatttataggagaacaagaatgtacttatcattaatatcaatgtatcgaatgatacatgtacggGATAAGGAGAcgaacgttcattgtataggagatgtacttagaacatttgatacaaatgtaccataataagtacattggataagatgaatataatgaatattcattcatgtattctatcatattcatgtatttcataacactcccccttgaatattcatcatattcattacaAATGTGCATTGAATGatactgcctcattaaaaaccttaagccggaaaaacccagTGGAATAAAAACcgaacaaaagggaaaaagagtgcagagcacaAATATTATGATAtctcccttttatggatgcattaattgcctcgttaaaaactttaagccggaaaaaccctatgggaaaaaaccggacataaagaaaaaagagtgcaatgtaTATATAGCCACTCCTGGGActaatcattattgcatcttgtgaactagcCGCATATCAATACtgcaatgcatagttcataatatctccccctcaatAGAGCCATATAGCCACTTCTGGGGCTAATTAATCTTACATCTTATGAACTCGCCTCATACCAatgccatatactaatttctcaaaacttgatgttggcaatgatttggtaaaaagatctgcaagattatttatggatcgaatctgtttaacatcaatttgtcgacTTTCTTGGAGTTGATGAGTATAGAAAGATTTCGGCgagatatgcttggtcctatcacctttgatatatcctcccctgacttgtgcaacacaagcagcattatcttcataaattatagtgggagaATTAGTAACCGGTATTaagcaacaagaattatgaatatgtgttataacggatcttaaccaaacacactcccttccagcttcatataaagcaataatctcagagtggttagaagatgtagctactagcgattgcttcgtagaacgccaagaaatagcggtgccgttataacaaaataaatgcccggtttgagagcgagccttatgtggatcggatctatatccagcatcagcatatccaactaaaccagagttagtggaatcattggaataatataatcccaaatctatggttcctcggagataacggaaaatatgtttaactccattccaatgtctccgagttggctcgaactaaaacgtgccaataaatttaccgcaaaagcgATATACGGTCTCGTACATTGTGCCAAGtacatcaaagccccaattgcattgagatatggtacttcagaccaagtatctcttcatcagattctttaggacgaaatgggtcattttggggatctagagaccttacaaccataggggtgctcaatgggtgagctttgtccatgttgaaacgtttaagcaatctttcaacatatgctaattgatggacgattattccatttgctttatgctcaagctctagaccaagacaaagtttggttttacccaaatctttaactttaaactcccttttcaaatattcagcagtttcagctaactcttatggagttccaattaaatttatatcgtcgACATAAACTGCTATAATAGCAAATCCggtttctgatttcttaataaacacgcatgggcaaatatgatcatttttgtacctttccttaattaggtactcacttaggcgttgataccacatgcgaccggattgctttaacccgtacaaggatctttgcaattttattgagaataaattgcgggGGTGCATGTTTCGGGCATTTTGAATCCCTcagaattttcatataaatatcgagtctaatgagccatatagatatgctgtcacaacgtccataagacgcatttccaatctttcaaagattgctaggctaatgagaaaacgaaatgtaatcatatcaaTCACAGGTGAATATgtttcattataatcaatcccagGTTTCTGGGAGAATCCTTGGTCAACGAGTCGGGCTTTATACCTAACAacctcgtttttctcatttca
This Eucalyptus grandis isolate ANBG69807.140 chromosome 7, ASM1654582v1, whole genome shotgun sequence DNA region includes the following protein-coding sequences:
- the LOC104431101 gene encoding serine carboxypeptidase-like 20 encodes the protein MTVFRFTYGVTIGLVLTVLAVGAAPDESLITHVPGFDGSLPSSHYAGYVAIPGNPGKNNLFYYFIASERNPSKDPVVLWLNGGPGCSSFYGFVFEHGPFNFQAGKSNGSLPILQLNPFSWSKVSNIIYLESPCGVGFSYSNNPRNYATGDLQTASDTHAFLLRWFELYPEYLSNPFYISGESYAGVYVPTLASNVVKGIKKGEKPLINFKGYLIGNGIADDEYDGNGHVPFFFGMALISSDIFEDCQATCKGKFYDPPNDRCRQNILKAYAAVTDLNSYDILEPCYRYPGNKVTSLPLGHHYLGVTEKPLYIRERMLSYDSPLWLLGKDNMITSSPQSANAFHIPCFNADFATAWLNNEAVREAIHAAPASVAGPWEICAIRVWRNYTIDTGSMIPYHKSLISEGYRALIYSGDHDSVVPYTGTQAWTRSLGYKIVDEWRSWISNEQVAG